A region from the Eublepharis macularius isolate TG4126 chromosome 13, MPM_Emac_v1.0, whole genome shotgun sequence genome encodes:
- the MARS2 gene encoding methionine--tRNA ligase, mitochondrial, translating into MPGGKLTNAIDGIPAGPQALDVLRAGLNFLLVTLLFLCPGTDEHGLKIQTTAAAAGTLPQHFCDRVSVEFQELFTQSGVSYTDFIRTTEPRHRRAVEHFWATLQDRGWLYLANYEGWYCTAEECFLAASQVTERPDSQGCRHMVSLESGHQVHWTKEENYMFRLSEFQEPLLRWLQESRLTITPEPFYQLVVQWLKQDLPDLSVSRDRNRLQWGIPVPGDSIQTIYVWVDALVNYLTVVGYPDDHRNWWPAACHIVGKDILKFHAIYWPALLIAAGLDPPEQIFVHSHWTVQGQKMSKSLGNVIDPKACFQRYTVDGFRYFLLKQGVPEHDCDYYDEKVIKLLNSELAGVLGGLLNRCTAPSLNPSGTYPPFSEACFPRDAGTQNVSGLRKASAEDYRLVSSVKELPLQVSRYFERFQIYKALESIVDCARQTNGFIQRHKPWKLSREDPAQRQWQDTILHIALECLRVYGLLLQPVIPATADKLLSRLGVGPAERSLKNLTFLSRYHDEECPFEGRKLGPDTGLLFPRLEKPKARSHGGP; encoded by the exons ATGCCTGGAGGAAAGCTTACTAATGCTATCGATGGAATTCCTGCCGGTCCCCAGGCCCTTGATGTGTTGAGGGCAGGATTGAATTTTCTGTTGGTCACACTCCTGTTTCTCTGCCCAGGAACAGATGAACATGGGCTGAAAATCCAGACAACGGCAGCAGCTGCAGGAACATTGCCTCAGCACTTCTGCGATCGTGTGTCGGTGGAATTCCAGGAGCTCTTTACCCAGTCAGGCGTCTCTTATACTGACTTCATCCGCACCACAGAGCCACGGCACAGACGGGCAGTGGAGCATTTCTGGGCCACCCTCCAGGACCGGGGCTGGCTTTATTTGGCCAATTACGAAGGGTGGTACTGCACCGCTGAGGAATGTTTTTTGGCTGCTTCTCAGGTCACTGAGCGCCCAGACTCCCAAGGCTGCAGGCACATGGTTTCACTGGAAAGCGGCCACCAG GTACACTGGACCAAAGAAGAAAACTACATGTTCCGACTGTCTGAGTTCCAGGAGCCTTTGCTAAGATGGCTCCAAGAAAGTAGGCTTACTATAACCCCTGAGCCATTCTACCAGTTGGTGGTCCAGTGGCTAAAACAGGACCTGCCAGACCTTTCCGTCTCGCGAGACAGAAACCGGCTGCAGTGGGGCATCCCTGTCCCCGGAGACTCGATACAAACCATCTATGTCTGGGTGGATGCCCTGGTCAACTACCTCACTGTTGTGGGTTATCCTGACGACCACCGTAACTGGTGGCCTGCGGCCTGCCACATTGTGGGCAAAGACATCCTCAAGTTCCACGCCATCTACTGGCCTGCCCTTTTGATAGCAGCAGGGTTGGACCCTCCAGAGCAGATCTTTGTCCATTCCCATTGGACAGTACAAGGACAGAAGATGTCAAAGAGCCTGGGCAATGTAATAGACCCCAAAGCCTGTTTCCAACGATACACGGTAGATGGCTTTCGGTATTTCCTGCTGAAACAGGGTGTCCCCGAGCATGACTGTGACTACTATGATGAGAAGGTCATCAAGCTgctcaactcagagctggcaggtGTCTTGGGCGGGCTCCTCAATCGCTGCACAGCCCCCAGCCTGAATCCCAGTGGGACCTACCCACCTTTCTCAGAGGCATGTTTCCCTAGAGATGCAGGCACTCAAAATGTCAGCGGGCTCAGGAAGGCTTCCGCAGAGGACTACAGACTAGTGTCTTCTGTGAAAGAGCTTCCTTTGCAAGTGAGCCGCTACTTTGAACGCTTTCAGATCTACAAGGCTTTGGAATCCATTGTTGACTGCGCGAGGCAGACCAACGGCTTTATCCAGAGGCATAAGCCCTGGAAACTGAGTCGTGAGGACCCCGCACAGCGGCAGTGGCAGGACACCATCCTCCATATCGCCTTGGAGTGTCTTCGGGTTTACGGGCTCCTCCTGCAACCGGTGATCCCCGCCACTGCTGATAAACTGCTCTCCAGGCTAGGGGTTGGTCCCGCAGAGAGATCTTTAAAGAACTTGACATTTCTTTCTCGCTATCATGACGAAGAATGTCCCTTTGAAGGGAGGAAGCTTGGACCTGACACTGGGCTCTTATTTCCTAGACTGGAGAAACCCAAAGCCAGAAGCCACGGGGGTCCTTAA